The stretch of DNA CCCCCCAAAGTGACCATTTTGACCCTATAAATGCGTTTGGACTCTAGAATccgaaatttgtttgttatggtcCATATAATCCGAAATcagtttaaacaagcaattGGCTGGTTATGCCTGCCTTGTACGTGATGTTTTGCCCAGGAAAACCTgggtttggactgtacaatccgaatgtccttatttttaacggttttggagtatggaagccgaaacttgtttgatatgaaccatacaatccgaaaccagtttaaacaagcCATTGGCTGGCTATGCCTGACTTGTACATCGTTGATGATTTGCCcaggaaaacttgattttggactgtacaatccgaaatgctttgatttttaaaattttgcatcatttCGGACTCTACCAACCGGAAACGCTCATATTCGGTGTGTAGGATCCGAATAGAGTCTATATAGCCTATATTTCAGAAGTTGCACTTTCATAACCACTTGGACACTCAATTGGGAGCTTTGGAGCTAGGGCGATTTTCTTGGCGTATCAGAGACTTGAAAGCaacgtttattcactcaaagaGGGGTGCAATACTCAATCGGAGTCATACAAGAGGTAATAAGCActttaaaccgttaattttttcaattttcatagtTTTATGATCGCAGTCGCGTTTGGCTCATACAATCCGAACCCATTTCGGATCCCACATGCCAAACTGGAcagctttttaaaattttgatatttattgtGATAGGTAGGGTTTGTGATGGCCGAACCTCCGTTTGAAATGAAACCGAACATCGATGAACCCGACATTGCACAACCTAATGTAGTTGAACCCGTAAATATTTTGGTTAACActgccaattattttttttaagtgtgaaAAGTATAAGGTCCGAGATGAGATGATCGAATGGTGCAAAAAAGAGGCTATAAAAGCTGGATTTACTATGGTGATTGTGAAATCAGATATGGGGCATATCCTTGCAACAGCCTACAACCGCGTTGTAGTTTTATTAACTAAACATGAGATTGGTTATTGTGAAACCTATTTTCCACTGCGCGGTCGTCCACCGTTGGATCCATCTGCACGCATTATGTGTGTTGGTATGGTTCCAAACCATTTTGTGTATGTTAAATTGAAGGTTGGGTGTCCACTGCCTCCAACTTGTAAGGAATGGAAAAATCATAGGGTGTCAGAAGCTGAGACTTGGGAGGATACATTTATGGACCGGATGGTTGAGTTTGACGAACTCATGAAGAATGAAAAATGTGACATGAAGATGATCCTGTAGTTGTgagagacaaatgaagatggagTCAAATGAAGACGAACtcattttgcttgaattgtttttaagtttgaagttgtaatttacgttttagagtttgaagttgtgatttatttgattatgtttgaaGTTATCGTATGTAATGACAATagttatttttaacttttaatttagtgcaaaagagcaaattccgaacatgcataatgttggcctgtaaaactgtaaaaaaattctgcagaaaacttgattttggactgtacacTCTAAACCTGTAATTTtagtgaccatttcggttcgcaggatcctgtgattttcgtgaccatttcggttcgcatgatccaaacctgtgattttcgtgaCCATTTGGGTTCGCAGAATCCGAACATAATTGGTTTTGGATTGTAGACTCCAAACCAACGTATAAGCACAatttcccccccccccccccccccaaaactTGTTCCCATCTATAATTGGCTTGTTTCGGATCCCACGAACCACACATAATATATTTCGGATCCTAGGATCCATAGCTTCCtaaacccccccccccccccccccccccccaaattcaaggttattttgggatttttagggggtttaagaggaacatggggggggcgaaaaaagcaattttctcaGTTTATTTAGCAGTGACTTTGcgcaaatttaatttttaatattaagttttttcaATCCGTTTATATTATTGTCcgtttaaattttaataaactgttaatcttgatgtatctcaataacatataaatcatttttaatttttctatagatgatctatacgatataaactttcaattcaacggtgaattttataaaatttatatttgttataatgttattcatgactggtccaccatgaaccacttgatgaagtgatccatattagaGTTTACCTGTACATTAACagtaataaagaaaataatactCCTCAAAGTAGGAAATGAGAGAAATGAAAAGTATTTTTAATGATAAAGAAGAGAGTGGAAATAAATTTCCCGCACAATCCCCATGTTAACATCTCTAATCATAGATAGGACAACTATATGTGGAAATTATATTCTAAAGGTATGTCTTCCATTTTGTTATGGCAATGTCCCTCTCCAATCCTCATAAATATTTATCAGTAGTTTTTAAACATAAAAGGTTTGAAAGATCCTCTTCAATTGTAACTATTTTTTTGGAATTAATAACTTAAAAATCAAGTtatctttttttcttaattaaccCTTCATTTTTTCAGAGAAGGAGACGATGGTaaaccaaaatataaattcatttattttttctaggCAAAATTCGTTTATTCTACTTCACACTAATAAACAATCAACAATATGAATTAGAGAATTTCCCCAAGATAAAAATCAGAGGGAAGCAACATGTAGGCTAATATCCTAAgtaggaaaaaatatattaagcaGTTAAAAAGTCACGGTAGATACGCCACAATCATGTGATTTTACGGAAATTCCAGAGTATAGCTTTTAAAAAGTCACGGTAGATTAGTGTCAACTATGAAGTGATTCTCAGGTTGATATCAAACATAAGCTGAATGAGCATATCCTAATTAATGTCTTATTTTATTGAAAAGTATCACACACTAATATATTTACACTACCAAATACAAAAACACTCATCATCACTAGACACTAACCACTCTCTCAAATGCAAATAACATTATCCACATGTCTTTGGGCTGCTGGATTGAGTGGACTGTGCTTGCTTTTCCCCTCAATTCCCACCCAATAGTTTCTACCTTACCTTACTTAGGCACCCCAGCTTACTCTTTCATATTATGGAAAGAAACTGTTGCACACAAAAATCAAGCACTATAACCTCTGTTTGATGGATGCAATAGCCCTACATTATACCCACCACATGATGCCATACATGCCTCCTCCATTGATTCCTCAGAAATACCATTGTTGCAAATGTTTGCAAATGCCCTCATGTGTTTCATGCCATATTGAGTTAATGATCCACAATGACTTTCAAACACACGAACCTACAAACCAAGTTCAACATTAAAAGTTATGAAGCATCGACACAGACACAAACACATGACACAGGTTGAcaatgataataatttgaaaaaatgactaCATCATGTAGGTGCCAGACAGTGACACGTATGAAAAAATGAATACATGTAGCTCTCAGACACTGACACATGTCAGAAACCAAACAGCTTTTCATCAAAAGTTTCGTGCCATATAAGTATAACAAGAAGAGTGTTCAGTTATTTATGTTTACCCTTGATTTCAAGCATTGCCAATCATCAACAAGAGGAAGACCAGGTTTTCTCGCGGATTGTAGAATTGAAGGACCTTTTGTTGGACCAAACAATAAAACTCCAATCAATTCCACACTACCATCTAAATGTTTCCTATGTTTCACCGTCTCCGCAATCTTCTCGAGGacctctttcttcttttctgttTGATGACTTAATCTCTCATACTGAAAGAAAAATGAACAGTTTATAAATCTAGTACCACATAGTTGTTTGAACAATTAAGGATTTAGTTGATAATAAGTTTAATGTTGAGGACAATACCATTTTCCACATGAAGAGAATCTCTGCATCTCTTTGGTTTACAACTTCCATTTTAGTTTCTAGGTTGCCATTGAGTGGAGGAAGATTCACCGTTGCAGGATTAAAACCTTGGTATAAATAAAGCTTTTCATCTGTAATGTTGGTATCACCATATTGCATCACATGAGAGCCTAATGCATAGTTGTTGAAATTTGACGTCCTTTCCTTCACCTACACAAgaaattaaaacattaattgTTTGTTCATTTTCATGTTCTTCGCCACCAAAGCTTATACTGAAACACAACATTGCTATAACATTTTGAAAACACATATCTTACCGAGTTGTATTGTTGTTTCACCGTTTCCCTTTTTAGATTGTGTGTCTCACTGCACAAGGCGAGTAATTCAGCATTTTAGTCCTTGAAATTGAAAGCGTCAAGTTTTGAGCAAAAGCGAAAAGTACCTATCTTCCATCCAAGCAACACTATACAAATCTCCGAGGCAAGTGATGTACTCGGGAGGTGGAGCAGGATCCACCCCAGGACAGTAAGTTCCCCAACTGCTCTCTTGTGCATTGGATGCAGTTGTCACATAAATATCAAGATCCTTAGGCATTACACCTTCGAACATGCTACCACTTTCACAAGCTTCAATGTATATAACCTATACAAAATATAACAGTTTCATGAATTAACATAAAGTGACATCATTTTTGCTCATCATCTACCTGAGAAATTAAATCTTACCATCTTTTTATAACCTTTAGATGCATGCTTCTTCCTCAAAACATCGATGAAATCCATAGCATATACATACGGCATATTTGGCATCCCTACAATTGAAATCGGAATCAACGAGTTGTAACTTCTGTCGAAGATAAATCTAGTTCTGGTTTGATCATTCTCATAATtcacataaaaattcaaaaattaattgtaCAATCCATTACTATATCATATGATCAATGTATATTTGGAAACTTTTATGCTCAAAGAGTGTATTAGTCCGCAAATTGTAAAACTTGCGATTATTCCATGACATTATGAAATCCATTGTTATAACTTATTACGGTTCTAGCCTGCTCAAGGGATTAGTCTTTACTTTATATAGTAAAACTAAAATTCAAGCTTAAGTGCTTAATTAACTCACCAAGAACTCCGGGGCCTCCATGATCAGAGTAGTATATAAATATTCTGTCCTCGGCTTTACTGTTGATCACCTTGCCACTTCCACCCTTTACTTTACTCTTGTCTCCAAGAATAACAGCATATAGATTCTCAGCTGTCACGTCGTCGCCAGTGTAATCCTGCAGATTGAGAATAAACATCACACAGTGAAATAGTGCAAAAGAGCATATTCTCTTGCAACAAGTAACAGCCCCAATAAGAATCTTACTATTcaagaaaaattattatcaaCAAACTGTATCACACCTAATTCTTTTGCTTGTACTGTACCGATATAAACATCAATTTTATTTGCTTATACGTCTCAAATCACTAGAGACTTCAAACAGCGCAATTATTGCTTCATTAGTCCAATTTACTGTTATTTTTGTAacttatcaaatcaaatacttcatttgaaataaaatataagcaaaatgaTCCAAAAAGTCATGTATTTGGccaaaattttgatttaattgaatagttttacttatatttcattCTAAATCAGACAGTGTTAGACTTTAATATGCTCAATTAAATTATAATGGATACAGTCTGGtcagcttagctcagttgatagcaatatcacattatatatgcaagagtCGGAGTTTAAACCCCAAACACTCCGTTTATTATTTCTAGctgccactaggctacttgatcaaaaacaaaaaaattatgaaggATAGATGAAGATCTctaattatttaatttcattGCCAGCATCAAAGATGTCCAAAGAGAaatatttattaacaaaaaggTTGTACTTCATTGATTAATAGAGTAGCTTTCAAGCAAAAAGAAATTCCATTAATTAAATGCTCCAAAGCACTAGCCAACTGTGACTTAATTCCAGAATATTCATTCAAGGGTTgttcaaaattataattattagttGTGGTTGGTAACAATTTTGTTTTAGGATTAATGTAGTTGGTTTAATTGAtctaaacaatattttttgtttcaaaaaattcaagCCACCTTTCTCTTGAAAAGAAGTTGACATTCAGAATCTAAATACAATATCCAGTTGGTGTTTGTGTATATTTTTGTTGTGTAGTGTATATgtttcttatataaaaaaatttgtgctGTTTAAACATCAAAATACCGACAATGTATGTGCTAGTACTTTCTAACAAAAAGACAAAAAGATTTTGATGtacaaacatcatttatcatcaattaaaaaaattattagcgAGCGCTAAAgaaaattgtaaaagaaaatgcaCAAATTTGACCAATGTGTGTTTAGACTTTAGACTATAgatagtttttttgtttgggtGAAAATAGACAGTTTTAATTAATGGATGATTTTAATTAATGGATGATAATCATATGAGCTAGCTAGCTGGCGGCCATATTATTAATTAGTGCAGGATAATTCCCACTTCAAGCActtcattaatttatttataaaaataaaaaataataataataatactaataataaaaagCTAAATAGTCGGAGTTTGAACTGAACCCCTCACTCCTTTTAACTCTTGGAGGAcatgtttgatctgctaaaataCTCGATATGACAATTTCAGTTATATTGggtttgattttaaatttcttcctaGTACTGAACAAACTGAGGGCCAATGGACAGGACAAATTTTGTCCCCCACTGAACTACCGGACAATCTTTTGTCTTCTGCACAAGTtatctaaaataccaaaataattttttgatttgtgcacaaaaattgttcaatacaaCGTTTGTCATGTCTTAATGTTTTGTTCTATCTAGTAgagatcaaacggacccttaattaGTTTAAATCAGTTGAACTACTCATTCACCGAGATATAATCCtaacaaatactttttttttaccgaaATCCTAACAAATACTAAGGGTCTGTTTagcccagctttttttagagcttgtacaaacagcttatgcaatataaattatgcaattttataaattcacactagtgaaagttgtaattttataagctatttttaacCAAATAGCTCCACTTTGGTTGaccatttttttcttatattttgggacggagggagtaccttaaaactttaccaaaaaaaataaaaaaaaatcaagtaccTTAGGAACGCCGACATAAACATTGGGTCCCTGTGGGTGGTTGATGATAACTCCAGGTCTAGGATTCATCTCGCTATCAGCAATATCATCGTACATAAACACCACGATGTTTTCTTCTTTCACTCCTCCTTTTATCAAAACCTGGTATGCATGACACACATCTGCCTACAACAaccaaatcaacaaaaaaaacagaGCATGAGTCGAACTCGATTTTCCTGAATGGTTCATTCATCTTAAGAGCTTATTAATCACTTAAGCTCAGTTtctgattaattaattttagaaaCTCACTGGTTTGTCCGGTTGTAACAAGCCGGTGAagattgtctctactttataaacacagaCGATTGAACCAACTCACAACCGATGTGTATCTTAACAGAAactaaatgaaaattaatgATATAATTAAGGAATATAATTGGATACTTACTTGGTGTCTGTAATTGCCGTAACCACTTGAACCAGCAACAAGAACCGCCCATCGAGTTCCTTCAACTTCATCCACGTCAGCATCAACCGGTTCATCCGGCTCACCCGGTAATCTAATAACCGGTTCCCACTCAAAACGGTTCTGTCTTGCAACTGAACCGTGCAAActcagcaacaacaacaaccatggCCAACATGAAAGAAAgttggaaaacatgtttttgctgagaagaagaaaaacagagCAATTAGAGAAAAATCGAAAAGAGTGAGTCATAAAAAGAGGAGAAGCTACGAGAAGATTGTTGACTTGGTTAATTAAAGACAAGGTGGCATGCAAAACAAGAGTGTGACACGTTGAAAATGGTGGATTGTTAAGGAACAATTGTGTATACGCGTGGAGTTATACATATGTGACTAAACACTGTGAACCTACCTAGTatgatattttttgttgtttgttatgTCTAGTAGTGCAAGTTTTTCTTTGCTATGTTGTTTCTTCTTTGCTTTCTTAATTGGAAAATATTCGTTCAGTCTCGATCACTTCTTTTTTGTATTGAACTCTCTCTGCCGTTGATtgtttgatatttatatttttaaattcctaGGATTAGATATAAATTAGATATATCGgataagggtcatgttaacttgtgccctaagggcacatgttaagctacctaaaaataaaaatatagcatttaatgatacaaagaatttaatgtttaaataattgaatacatcacaagttcaataaatttttttcacatttatcttcttaacatgtgcccttaagagCACAAAATAGGGGGATTTGACCTACAAAAAGTTTATGGGACAAATACAAGATATGAGGTCATCAATTAAGAATTAAATTTGATTAAGAATTAAATTTGATGTAAAGATTGAAATGACTTAGGGGTTGAATTTGTGAAAAAATCAATGTAAAAGATGTCCTTATCACATCGGTTGCGCCCCTAATGTGAAAAGTATTCTCTCCGTCCTTAATTATATGGTGATACTCTCCGAGCCGAACAACCCGATTTCCGACACAAACActctttgaaagaaaaaaattgtccaCAAATATATGTTCTTTTACAAGTTTcaagacacattttttttccaaacacAACTCTATATTTAATACTACTACTTTACATTGAAATATGCAAAGTCAACCATAAATACATTTTTTCACAAAggacaatttagtaatttttattACATTAAAAGTATTGCGAGAAGCATGGCATAAAGCTGCTCTTGCGAGTGCATGAGCGCTACCGTTTGTTTGACGTCTAGTAAAAACAACTACGAAGTTGTTATAGTAATAAAGTAAGGTTCGATAGTTTTGAATAATATATTGAATCATACTCCGAGTGGTTGATACTCGTCTTGTTCACATATCCACAACAATCTTACAATCTAGCTCAAATACAACTttattaatgattatttttatcattaattatatattatatattaatcattaataatatttatattattttgcttTATGCATAAATACGATGCACTTGGTTGAAACAATTTGATAAGGCGATGATtaaaatattcaacaagaaATGTTCAAAGAGGATGTCAACTTTGTTGTCTAATGTGCGTTGTTCAAGAAAAAAGCCTAACAGGATTCGTGCTAACTCTTGGCCtgatttgtcaaagaaatgggGCGAGACCGGGTATCAGGAAAAATGCAAAAAGGTGGCGGCAAATAGAGCATCTGATAATTGAGGAGGGAACATCCACAGTGGTAGACAAACATCTGGTGCTACATTCTGTGCTCAATATTTCATGGATCGTGGACATGAATCAGCTCGCCACTCAGCATATGCCAGCTTCCCAAGATGTTTGTCCATGGTTCATGTCCATGATCCTTGAAATATTTGAACACGGAAGGTAGCACCAGATGTCTGTCCACCGCGGTGTATGCTCCCTCCTCTATTATCAGACGCTCTATTTGATGCCGCCTTTTTGCATTTTTCCTGAAACCAAGTCTGGTCCCATTTCTTTATCAAATCAGGCCAAGAGTTAGCACTAATCCCGTCAGGCTTTTTTCTTGATCAGCGCACATTAGAGAACAAAGTTGACATCCTCTTTGAACATttcttgttgaatattttaATCATCGTCTTATCAAATTGTTTCAACCAAGTGCATCGTATCTGTGCATAaagcaaaataatataaatattattaacgattaatatataattaatatataattaatgataaaaaataatcattaataaaattaattaaaaattaaagtaataaaaaaattagaaagattAGAAGATTAAAAAATCTCTAGGCTTCAATATTCGGAAGTTCATCTTCATATTCATCTTCCGACCCATTGTTCACGACATTAATCTCAAGAGCATCACTTATCATATTGTTTATCTCGCTGAAGGGGTAATGCTAATAATTTTGAGCAGCTACTATTGGCGCATTGTTGCTTGAAGCCCCTTGATACACAACACCAATATTATTAGCACTCGACGTCGGGGCCGACAAAATTGTTTCACCATGACTTGACCAAATCCAATAAATGGGTTTGAATCATTTAGTATATAGGTGATATTTAATTTCATCTTCGCTTCAAATACGTCTACATTCACAAACCGCATACGGACATCTAATTTCCCCTTCACTTATGACAACGCGCATCCGTTTTACCGTTTTGATAAATAGATCAACCCCGAGTTtgaaattttctttaatttgtccTTCCAAAATAATATCTATCGTACATCCAGCTACGATCCATAACTATGAtctgaaaaattaaatatagcaTATCAACAGATTACTAATTAGATCGATATCATATATAAGGGATGGTATTTAACATGCTACATATCATATGTGTATAGCAACACACATATGTTACAACATACAAACAACACTTTAGTAAAATGatctcttaaagacatttttggttggtcccttaaagaaaaaaagttcgaataggtcccttaaagaaaaaaatgtctgaataagTCCCTTTCTAGGGGActtattcggactttttttcgttaaaggaccaatgtgaaaccaaaaatgcctttaagggaccattttactaattaagtctacaaacaataaattgccaaattttatattttaaaaataaaaataaaatatgataatttgtaccaaaaaaaacgaTAATAAATTTAAAGTGAATATTAATAATTCGTGCTttaatttatcttaaaaatGATCATCATGCTTCTTTCAATTAAAATGAGTTAAATAatagaaatgttttttttttgacaaacataataaaaaaacttaattatttttgttggttttagaaccaaaaaaaactatatattagaacaaaaaaaatgatttttttttcacctacttttcttataaaaacaaatatagtacgtaattaagtttttttgtttgaaaaccattaacaataataaaaaaacgtttaaatttaaaattagtcaataacaaaaaattattacacTTATACAATTTATTCTAaggtttaaaataaaaagtattatACAAATTACTTTATATTGCTTACTTGGTATGCCAAGTAGAGTCTGACTTCGTTCTTTACCAAATAATCTTTCAGCCACGACAACGACCATATAGCGTGCGGATTGACTCATATGCCAACGAACACTCCTAAattaaaatgcataaaaaatattaaaataattaatcatttaaattaactattaaaataatagactaattttttttttataaattaatagactaaaattttaaaaaataatacactagacacttacaaaatatatatgaattagaATGAAGTTGTTG from Trifolium pratense cultivar HEN17-A07 linkage group LG5, ARS_RC_1.1, whole genome shotgun sequence encodes:
- the LOC123883594 gene encoding legumain isoform X2, whose protein sequence is MFSNFLSCWPWLLLLLSLHGSVARQNRFEWEPVIRLPGEPDEPVDADVDEVEGTRWAVLVAGSSGYGNYRHQADVCHAYQVLIKGGVKEENIVVFMYDDIADSEMNPRPGVIINHPQGPNVYVGVPKDYTGDDVTAENLYAVILGDKSKVKGGSGKVINSKAEDRIFIYYSDHGGPGVLGMPNMPYVYAMDFIDVLRKKHASKGYKKMVIYIEACESGSMFEGVMPKDLDIYVTTASNAQESSWGTYCPGVDPAPPPEYITCLGDLYSVAWMEDSETHNLKRETVKQQYNSVKERTSNFNNYALGSHVMQYGDTNITDEKLYLYQGFNPATVNLPPLNGNLETKMEVVNQRDAEILFMWKMYERLSHQTEKKKEVLEKIAETVKHRKHLDGSVELIGVLLFGPTKGPSILQSARKPGLPLVDDWQCLKSRVRVFESHCGSLTQYGMKHMRAFANICNNGISEESMEEACMASCGGYNVGLLHPSNRGYSA
- the LOC123883594 gene encoding legumain isoform X1, translating into MTHSFRFFSNCSVFLLLSKNMFSNFLSCWPWLLLLLSLHGSVARQNRFEWEPVIRLPGEPDEPVDADVDEVEGTRWAVLVAGSSGYGNYRHQADVCHAYQVLIKGGVKEENIVVFMYDDIADSEMNPRPGVIINHPQGPNVYVGVPKDYTGDDVTAENLYAVILGDKSKVKGGSGKVINSKAEDRIFIYYSDHGGPGVLGMPNMPYVYAMDFIDVLRKKHASKGYKKMVIYIEACESGSMFEGVMPKDLDIYVTTASNAQESSWGTYCPGVDPAPPPEYITCLGDLYSVAWMEDSETHNLKRETVKQQYNSVKERTSNFNNYALGSHVMQYGDTNITDEKLYLYQGFNPATVNLPPLNGNLETKMEVVNQRDAEILFMWKMYERLSHQTEKKKEVLEKIAETVKHRKHLDGSVELIGVLLFGPTKGPSILQSARKPGLPLVDDWQCLKSRVRVFESHCGSLTQYGMKHMRAFANICNNGISEESMEEACMASCGGYNVGLLHPSNRGYSA